From Kogia breviceps isolate mKogBre1 chromosome 2, mKogBre1 haplotype 1, whole genome shotgun sequence, one genomic window encodes:
- the LOC131750508 gene encoding oxaloacetate tautomerase FAHD1, mitochondrial-like — MTIVCAGWSRAAPGGEVQSAPQSAPAGALPWRPHCLRLPVLVPRYAYSLHRELELGVVMRKCFCAGREAAAMDCVAGYALCLDVTARDMQEECKKKGLPGTQVKSSTASCPVRVLVPKEKIPDPQSPKLWLKVNG; from the coding sequence ATGACCATCGTGTGCGCGGGCTGGAGCCGCGCGGCCCCTGGCGGGGAGGTGCAGAGCGCCCCGCAGAGCGCGCCAGCCGGAGCTCTTCCCTGGAGGCCGCACTGCCTGCGCTTGCCGGTCCTCGTGCCCCGCTACGCGTACAGCCTGCACCGCGAGCTCGAGCTGGGCGTGGTGATGCGCAAGTGCTTCTGCGCCGGCCGGGAGGCCGCGGCCATGGACTGCGTGGCCGGCTACGCTCTGTGCTTGGACGTGACCGCCAGGGACATGCAGGAAGAGTGCAAGAAGAAGGGGCTGCCTGGGACTCAGGTCAAGAGCTCCACGGCCTCCTGCCCCGTCAGAGTGTTGGTGCCCAAAGAGAAGATTCCTGACCCTCAAAGCCCGAAGCTCTGGCTCAAGGTCAATGGCTAA